The proteins below come from a single Roseiflexus sp. RS-1 genomic window:
- a CDS encoding glutamine synthetase family protein produces MTVSPETILKQAAGRQVEFVSLQYTDIVGMVKNVTIPASELPDCLDHGVWFDGSSLEGFARVAESDMYLVPDLDTFAIVPWDEAAGFVTARMICDVHTPEGKPFAGDPRYALRRALDAAQRVGMTFLVGPEVEFFLFRSGPDGRPALIPHDVAGYFDATTDAATHIRRRMVRALQAFGIEVEATHHEGALGQHEIDLRHTHGLRAADNLVTTRATLKAIAQQQNLYATFMPKPIAHLNGNGLHMHLSLVDAASGHNLFFDAHDPYCISKLARHFIAGLLAHARGMIAILAPLVNSYKRLVPGFEAPVYLIWGRTNRAQLVRVPRISTARPQSARVELRCADPSCNPYLALAVILAAGLDGIRRELPLPPPVEEDLFEVDLRARQFEVLPSTLGAALEELQRDEVITEALGPHILERFIEARAREWEEYSHAISQWELDRYLPVY; encoded by the coding sequence ATGACAGTCTCTCCTGAAACTATTCTCAAGCAGGCTGCCGGGCGTCAGGTTGAGTTCGTCAGCCTTCAGTACACCGACATTGTCGGCATGGTGAAGAATGTGACCATCCCGGCATCCGAACTTCCCGATTGCCTCGACCACGGCGTCTGGTTCGACGGATCCTCGCTCGAAGGGTTTGCCCGCGTCGCCGAGAGCGACATGTATCTTGTGCCCGATCTCGATACATTTGCGATTGTTCCGTGGGACGAGGCGGCAGGATTCGTGACGGCGCGCATGATCTGCGATGTCCATACGCCGGAGGGAAAGCCGTTCGCCGGCGACCCGCGCTACGCGCTACGGCGCGCACTCGATGCGGCGCAGCGCGTGGGGATGACCTTCCTGGTCGGTCCAGAGGTCGAGTTCTTTCTGTTTCGCTCCGGTCCGGACGGTCGTCCGGCGTTGATCCCGCATGATGTCGCCGGATACTTCGATGCCACCACCGATGCCGCCACCCATATCCGCCGTCGCATGGTGCGCGCGTTGCAGGCGTTCGGCATCGAGGTCGAAGCGACCCATCACGAAGGCGCGCTTGGTCAGCACGAAATCGATCTGCGCCATACGCACGGTCTGCGCGCTGCCGATAATCTGGTGACCACCCGCGCGACGCTCAAGGCAATAGCGCAACAACAGAACCTCTATGCCACGTTTATGCCCAAACCAATCGCCCACCTGAACGGGAACGGGCTGCACATGCATCTGAGTCTGGTCGATGCAGCCAGCGGTCACAATCTGTTCTTCGATGCGCACGATCCGTACTGCATCTCGAAACTGGCGCGGCATTTCATCGCCGGGTTGCTGGCGCATGCGCGCGGTATGATCGCCATCCTGGCGCCGCTGGTGAATTCGTACAAGCGCCTGGTGCCCGGTTTCGAGGCGCCGGTCTACCTGATCTGGGGGCGCACCAACCGCGCGCAACTGGTGCGGGTGCCGCGTATCAGCACCGCTCGACCGCAGTCGGCGCGGGTCGAACTGCGCTGCGCCGATCCGTCGTGCAATCCGTATCTGGCGCTGGCGGTCATTCTGGCAGCCGGTCTCGACGGCATCCGGCGCGAACTGCCGTTGCCGCCGCCGGTTGAAGAGGATCTGTTCGAGGTCGATCTGCGCGCGCGTCAGTTCGAGGTGCTGCCATCGACCCTCGGCGCGGCGCTCGAGGAGTTGCAGCGCGATGAGGTGATCACCGAAGCGCTTGGTCCGCATATTCTCGAACGTTTCATCGAAGCCCGCGCACGTGAGTGGGAAGAGTACAGCCACGCGATCAGTCAGTGGGAACTCGACCGGTATCTGCCGGTTTACTAA
- the ftsY gene encoding signal recognition particle-docking protein FtsY — MGFFKRMFGRGQDAPRTEEEARQEEQKIDQATAKARRGLFGQIASLFATDDPITDDLWDDLEALLIQADVGVETTMYLVNRTKDRCNRYGVKRAREARDMLKAEMVRVLQEQERQPQIDARPYIILVVGVNGAGKTTLIAKLAYRLKNQFGRRVLLAAGDTFRAAATEQLETWAERVGVPVISRGQGADPGAVVYDAIEAVSNGDVDVLIIDTAGRLHAKTNLMLELQKLRNIIRRRFPDAPHEVLLVIDATTGQNGVLQAKSFLKAVDVTHVAVTKLDGTAKGGIAFAIAQDIERPIRYIGTGEKMTDLALFDAETFVESLFAQD, encoded by the coding sequence ATGGGATTTTTCAAGCGGATGTTCGGGCGCGGGCAGGATGCGCCGCGCACTGAGGAAGAAGCACGACAGGAAGAGCAAAAGATCGATCAGGCAACCGCGAAAGCGCGTCGTGGTCTGTTCGGACAGATCGCCAGCCTGTTCGCCACCGATGACCCGATCACCGATGATCTGTGGGACGATCTCGAGGCGCTGTTGATCCAGGCGGATGTCGGCGTCGAAACGACGATGTACCTGGTCAACCGCACCAAGGACCGTTGCAACCGTTACGGCGTCAAGCGGGCGCGCGAGGCGCGCGATATGTTGAAGGCGGAGATGGTGCGCGTCCTTCAGGAACAGGAACGTCAGCCCCAGATTGATGCGCGCCCGTACATTATACTGGTGGTTGGCGTTAATGGCGCCGGCAAGACGACCCTGATCGCCAAACTGGCGTACCGCCTGAAGAACCAGTTCGGCAGGCGCGTCCTGCTGGCAGCCGGCGACACCTTCCGCGCTGCGGCGACCGAGCAATTGGAAACATGGGCGGAGCGCGTGGGTGTGCCGGTGATCTCACGCGGTCAGGGCGCCGATCCCGGCGCGGTGGTGTATGATGCCATCGAAGCAGTATCCAATGGTGATGTCGATGTGTTGATCATCGATACCGCCGGACGCCTGCACGCCAAAACAAACCTGATGCTGGAATTGCAGAAACTGCGCAATATTATCCGGCGTCGCTTCCCGGACGCACCCCACGAGGTGCTGCTGGTGATCGATGCCACAACCGGGCAGAATGGTGTGTTGCAGGCAAAATCGTTCCTGAAGGCGGTCGATGTGACCCACGTGGCGGTCACCAAACTCGACGGTACTGCCAAAGGAGGGATCGCCTTCGCCATCGCGCAGGATATCGAGCGCCCGATCCGCTACATCGGCACCGGCGAGAAGATGACCGATCTGGCGCTCTTCGATGCCGAAACATTTGTCGAGTCGTTGTTCGCCCAGGATTAA
- a CDS encoding 3-isopropylmalate dehydratase large subunit, translating into MGQTLAEQILSHAAGRPVSAGENIVARIDLAMMHDSISPSIIKILHHELGAERVWDRDRVAVVVDHVAPAATIQNAEHQLALRRWVRQQQITHFFDVGRGISHPVLVEEGLARPGMLIIGSDSHSTAYGAVGAFGAGMGSTDMALALATGQTWLRVPETVRILARGRFQPGVGAKDLGLRVARLIGADGATYQSVEWHGVEELSIGERMTLATLSVEIGAKAGIIPPVGPGWEEHATRRGITVPSWLRVEEGARYSRTVEVDLDTLEPQVSVPHFVDNVRDLSDLGRVEVDVVYIGTCTNGHANDLAAAARILKGRKVARGVRLLVVPASSEALQQATADGTLATLLESGAAIGTPGCGACIGRHMGVLAPGEVCLFTGNRNFRGRMGSPEAQIYLASPEVAAATAVLGYIAHPAEVVNGR; encoded by the coding sequence GTGGGGCAAACGCTTGCAGAACAGATCCTTTCACACGCTGCCGGGCGTCCGGTCTCCGCCGGCGAGAATATCGTCGCCAGGATTGATCTGGCGATGATGCACGACAGCATCTCACCGAGCATCATCAAAATCCTGCACCACGAATTGGGCGCCGAACGGGTGTGGGATCGCGACCGTGTGGCAGTGGTGGTGGACCACGTTGCACCGGCGGCGACGATCCAGAATGCTGAGCATCAACTGGCGCTGCGACGGTGGGTGCGTCAGCAGCAGATCACGCATTTCTTCGATGTCGGGCGCGGCATTTCGCATCCGGTACTGGTCGAGGAGGGGCTGGCGCGCCCCGGTATGCTGATCATCGGCAGCGACTCGCACTCAACGGCGTATGGCGCGGTCGGGGCGTTTGGCGCCGGCATGGGTTCCACCGATATGGCGCTGGCGCTGGCGACCGGGCAGACGTGGCTGCGTGTGCCGGAGACGGTGCGCATCCTGGCGCGTGGGCGGTTTCAACCTGGGGTGGGCGCAAAGGATCTGGGGCTGCGCGTAGCGCGTCTGATCGGCGCCGATGGCGCGACCTATCAGTCGGTCGAGTGGCACGGCGTCGAGGAATTGAGCATCGGCGAACGGATGACGCTCGCCACGCTCTCTGTTGAAATCGGTGCGAAGGCAGGGATCATTCCGCCTGTCGGTCCCGGCTGGGAAGAGCACGCCACCCGTCGCGGCATCACCGTCCCGTCATGGTTGCGCGTCGAAGAGGGAGCGCGCTACAGTCGCACCGTGGAGGTCGATCTCGACACCCTTGAGCCGCAGGTGAGCGTGCCGCACTTCGTGGACAATGTGCGTGACCTGAGCGATCTGGGGCGTGTTGAGGTGGATGTGGTCTATATTGGCACCTGCACGAACGGTCATGCGAACGACCTTGCTGCTGCTGCGCGCATCCTGAAGGGGCGCAAAGTGGCGCGCGGTGTGCGCCTGCTCGTGGTGCCGGCGTCGAGCGAAGCGTTGCAGCAGGCGACGGCGGATGGAACGCTGGCGACACTCCTTGAATCCGGCGCAGCCATTGGCACCCCTGGATGCGGCGCATGTATCGGGCGGCATATGGGCGTCCTGGCGCCCGGCGAGGTCTGCCTGTTCACCGGCAACCGTAACTTCCGCGGGCGCATGGGATCGCCGGAGGCGCAGATCTACCTGGCGTCGCCTGAAGTTGCAGCGGCGACGGCAGTGCTCGGGTATATCGCCCATCCGGCGGAGGTGGTGAACGGGCGGTGA
- a CDS encoding IS110-like element ISRfsp2 family transposase: MASRESLFIGIDVSKQTLDVAFGADPHAPRETIPSTDEGVQLLVTRLQRLQPTLIVLEATGGLERMVFAQLLQAGVPTARVQPRRVRALAHAEGRQAKTDRLDARLLARFAERVRPPHHQATDEQRASLRDLLVRREQVIQMRTAEINRLTAAAPNLRPGIQQHIDWLDQEIRALEQERDNEAERTDEVRRKRELRESVPGIGAITALNLLLRLPELGTINRKEAAAFVGVAPYANQSGAQHKPRHISGGRRDVRSVLYMATLAATRRRLVRRAFYQRLCQAGKPRKVAIVAAMRKLLTILGAILRQQKPWDPAVHTSAP; the protein is encoded by the coding sequence ATGGCTTCCCGTGAGTCGCTCTTTATCGGCATTGATGTCTCCAAACAGACGCTGGATGTGGCGTTTGGCGCCGACCCGCACGCGCCACGCGAGACGATACCGTCTACCGACGAAGGTGTCCAGCTCCTGGTCACGCGACTCCAGCGCCTGCAGCCGACCCTGATTGTGCTGGAGGCGACCGGCGGGCTGGAGCGCATGGTGTTCGCCCAACTGCTCCAGGCTGGCGTGCCGACGGCGCGGGTGCAGCCACGCCGCGTGCGCGCCCTGGCGCACGCGGAAGGACGCCAGGCGAAGACCGACCGCCTGGATGCCCGGTTGCTCGCCCGCTTTGCCGAACGGGTGCGCCCGCCGCACCACCAAGCGACGGACGAGCAGCGCGCATCCTTGCGCGACCTGCTGGTCCGGCGGGAGCAGGTGATTCAGATGCGGACGGCTGAGATCAATCGGTTGACGGCTGCCGCGCCGAACCTCCGCCCGGGCATCCAGCAGCATATTGATTGGCTGGATCAGGAGATCCGTGCGCTTGAGCAGGAACGCGACAACGAGGCGGAGCGCACCGACGAGGTGCGCCGGAAACGGGAGCTGCGCGAAAGCGTGCCCGGCATCGGCGCGATCACCGCACTGAACCTGCTGCTCCGCCTGCCCGAACTGGGGACCATCAATCGCAAGGAAGCGGCGGCCTTTGTGGGCGTTGCGCCGTATGCCAATCAGAGCGGCGCACAGCACAAACCCCGGCATATCTCCGGCGGCAGGAGGGATGTGCGCAGCGTGTTGTACATGGCGACCCTGGCGGCCACGCGGCGCCGTCTGGTCAGGCGCGCCTTCTATCAGCGCCTGTGTCAAGCTGGCAAGCCGCGCAAGGTCGCCATCGTCGCTGCGATGCGCAAGCTGCTGACTATTCTCGGCGCAATATTGCGTCAGCAAAAGCCCTGGGATCCGGCTGTGCATACGAGCGCCCCTTGA
- the lipB gene encoding lipoyl(octanoyl) transferase LipB, whose amino-acid sequence MRTLTIYHLGLIDYRTAWDVQRRIARARSAGQVGDTLLLLEHPPTITLGSRASTEHLLVPAEHLSAEGVTVVQSDRGGGATYHAPGQIVAYPIFKLLQHGRDIGRYLRGLEESVIRVLRDDGLIGERVPGLTGVWVRNGAAKICAIGIKVSAGGVTTHGLALNVNIDLRGFDLIVPCGVHGRGVTSMSAELGEVVAMSSVAERLIGHLCAVFDLEPAVVVTAGQWTAHLPAAERDHLAQR is encoded by the coding sequence ATGCGGACACTGACGATCTACCACCTGGGTCTCATCGACTATCGCACTGCGTGGGATGTGCAGCGCCGAATTGCTCGCGCACGCTCCGCCGGTCAGGTCGGCGACACCCTGCTGCTGCTCGAACACCCGCCAACGATTACGCTGGGCAGTAGAGCCAGTACCGAACATCTGCTCGTTCCGGCGGAACACCTCAGCGCCGAAGGGGTGACCGTGGTCCAGAGTGACCGCGGCGGCGGGGCGACCTACCACGCGCCGGGGCAAATCGTCGCCTACCCGATCTTCAAACTCTTGCAGCACGGACGTGATATTGGTCGGTATCTGCGCGGGCTGGAAGAGAGCGTCATTCGTGTCCTGCGCGATGACGGTCTGATCGGTGAGCGCGTCCCCGGCTTGACCGGCGTCTGGGTTCGGAACGGCGCGGCAAAAATCTGTGCTATCGGCATCAAGGTGAGCGCAGGCGGCGTGACCACTCACGGACTGGCGCTGAATGTCAACATCGATTTGCGTGGCTTCGATCTGATTGTCCCTTGCGGTGTGCATGGGCGCGGCGTCACCTCAATGTCCGCCGAACTGGGTGAGGTCGTGGCGATGAGTTCGGTGGCTGAACGGCTGATCGGGCATCTCTGCGCCGTCTTCGACCTGGAACCGGCTGTGGTTGTCACTGCCGGACAGTGGACAGCGCATCTCCCGGCAGCCGAAAGAGATCACCTTGCGCAGCGGTAA
- the pheT gene encoding phenylalanine--tRNA ligase subunit beta — protein sequence MRVPLSWLKEFVDITLPVEELAERLTRAGLECEGIERIGVEGADLPWDPERIVIGRILEVRQHPNADRLVLADVDYGADAPHTVVTGAPNLFPYKDKGRLSQPLKGVFAREGAELYDGHAEGWVKTRLKGRPVRGIMSDAMLCSEKELGLSEDHEGILILPDDAPVGMPLRDYLGDVVLKFDVLPNMARCLSIVGVAREVAALTGVPLRMPEMHVVEDGPPIEGRVRVTIEEPDLCPRFTATLIEGVTIGPSPLWMQRRLTMAGMRPINNIVDISNYVMLELGGPNHMFDADRVAEQHLIIRLARPGERLVTLDGKEHNLDASVGGGMLPLLVCDPQGPLSLAGVMGGASSEVSSTTTRILLEVAVWDPTIIRRMGTALRARSEASKRFERGVDYELPPLVQRRALSLLQRIAGGRVAQGMVDNYPRPWKPVVLDLTPREVRRIVGVSLSAAEIADLLRPLGFACDLIDDGAAVRVTAPGFRRDVTMLADLCEEVARMYGYDRIPLTLMADVLPEQRNNPSLELELRVRDLLAGAGLDEAMTYSLTSMAAVAKINPADADASLYLRLANPLTPEREYLRRSLLPTLLEALAQNLRERERTLLFEIGRVYLKRAPGSGEVRPEEPRRLALALAGRRYERSWHTPDETVMDFFDLKGIVEMLLARLNIADVRFVALTDDPRFHPGRAARLERDGRVIGVIGEVHPDVCERLEIAAPRAMAAELDLDLIGELVEPVRYRAISRYPATTNDLALVTSVGVPAEQVTRTIRKYAGALLESLTLFDVYTGEQVGAGKRSLAYRLVFRAPDRTLNDAEVARIRQKIVRGLEHDLDATIRGEG from the coding sequence ATGCGCGTTCCATTGTCATGGCTGAAAGAGTTCGTCGATATTACCCTGCCGGTAGAAGAACTCGCCGAACGCCTGACCCGCGCAGGGTTGGAGTGTGAGGGGATCGAACGGATCGGCGTCGAGGGCGCCGATCTGCCGTGGGACCCGGAGAGAATCGTCATCGGCAGGATTCTCGAAGTCCGGCAGCATCCAAATGCGGATCGGCTTGTGCTGGCCGATGTCGATTATGGCGCCGATGCCCCGCATACGGTTGTCACCGGAGCGCCCAATCTGTTCCCTTACAAAGACAAGGGGCGATTGTCGCAACCGCTGAAGGGCGTATTCGCGCGCGAAGGCGCTGAACTGTACGACGGTCACGCCGAAGGGTGGGTGAAAACGCGACTGAAAGGTCGTCCGGTGCGTGGCATTATGTCCGACGCCATGCTCTGTTCAGAGAAAGAGTTAGGGCTTTCCGAAGATCACGAAGGTATTCTGATCCTGCCGGACGATGCGCCGGTCGGTATGCCGTTGCGCGATTATCTCGGCGATGTGGTGCTGAAGTTCGATGTCCTGCCGAACATGGCGCGTTGTCTGTCGATTGTCGGCGTGGCGCGCGAGGTGGCTGCGCTGACCGGCGTGCCCTTACGGATGCCGGAGATGCACGTCGTCGAGGATGGTCCTCCCATCGAGGGGCGCGTCCGGGTGACGATCGAAGAACCTGACCTCTGCCCGCGTTTTACAGCGACCCTGATCGAGGGGGTCACCATCGGACCATCGCCGCTCTGGATGCAGCGCCGCCTGACGATGGCTGGCATGCGCCCGATCAACAACATTGTGGACATCAGCAACTATGTGATGCTCGAACTCGGCGGTCCGAACCATATGTTCGACGCGGATCGCGTGGCGGAACAGCACCTGATCATTCGCCTGGCGCGCCCCGGCGAGCGTCTGGTCACGCTCGACGGCAAGGAGCATAACCTGGATGCTTCAGTTGGCGGCGGAATGCTGCCGTTGCTGGTGTGTGACCCGCAGGGACCCCTGAGTCTGGCGGGTGTGATGGGCGGCGCATCGAGCGAAGTCAGTTCAACAACGACCCGTATATTGCTGGAAGTCGCGGTGTGGGATCCGACGATCATCCGGCGGATGGGGACTGCGTTGCGGGCGCGTTCAGAGGCGTCGAAACGGTTCGAGCGCGGTGTGGATTACGAATTGCCGCCGCTGGTGCAGCGTCGTGCGCTCTCGTTGCTGCAACGAATTGCTGGCGGCAGAGTAGCGCAGGGCATGGTGGACAACTATCCGCGTCCGTGGAAACCGGTGGTTCTCGACCTGACGCCGCGCGAGGTGCGCCGCATCGTTGGCGTCTCGCTCAGCGCCGCCGAGATCGCCGACCTGCTGCGACCGCTGGGGTTCGCCTGCGATCTGATCGACGATGGTGCGGCAGTGCGGGTGACCGCACCAGGTTTCCGGCGTGATGTCACGATGCTTGCCGACCTCTGCGAGGAGGTGGCGCGCATGTACGGGTACGACCGTATTCCGCTCACGCTGATGGCGGATGTGCTCCCTGAGCAGCGCAACAACCCATCGCTCGAACTGGAACTGCGTGTGCGTGATCTGCTGGCCGGGGCAGGGCTGGATGAGGCAATGACCTATTCGCTGACCAGTATGGCGGCAGTCGCAAAGATCAATCCAGCTGATGCCGATGCGTCGCTCTATCTGCGTCTGGCGAACCCATTGACGCCGGAGCGCGAATATCTGCGCCGGTCGCTGCTGCCGACGCTTCTGGAGGCGCTGGCGCAGAATCTGCGGGAACGCGAACGGACGTTGCTGTTCGAGATCGGGCGCGTGTACCTGAAGCGCGCACCCGGAAGCGGCGAAGTGCGACCGGAAGAACCGCGTCGTCTGGCGCTGGCGCTGGCGGGAAGGCGCTATGAACGTTCGTGGCATACGCCCGACGAGACGGTGATGGATTTCTTCGATCTGAAGGGGATTGTCGAGATGCTCCTGGCGCGCCTGAACATTGCCGATGTCCGCTTCGTGGCGTTGACCGACGATCCACGGTTTCATCCGGGGCGCGCGGCGCGGCTCGAACGCGATGGGCGTGTGATCGGCGTCATTGGCGAAGTGCACCCCGATGTTTGTGAGCGCCTGGAGATCGCCGCGCCGCGCGCGATGGCGGCTGAACTCGATCTGGACCTGATCGGCGAACTGGTCGAACCGGTGCGCTACCGCGCAATCTCACGCTATCCCGCCACAACCAACGATCTCGCGCTGGTGACATCGGTCGGTGTGCCAGCGGAACAGGTCACTCGCACGATTCGCAAATATGCTGGCGCGCTGCTTGAGTCGCTCACACTCTTCGATGTGTATACAGGTGAGCAGGTAGGGGCAGGTAAACGCAGCCTCGCCTATCGCCTGGTATTCCGCGCTCCTGACCGCACCCTGAATGATGCTGAGGTTGCCCGGATCCGGCAGAAAATCGTGCGTGGTCTGGAACACGACCTCGACGCCACGATTCGGGGGGAGGGTTGA
- the acpS gene encoding holo-ACP synthase: MTVYTGIDIVEIARIKRAVERWGDRFVQRIYSPAEIALCAGRINSLAARWAAKEAVAKLLGVGMRGPGSSAHSVAFRDIETLTDDDGRPTVTLSGAARARARELHIESICISLSHDHGLAIAVAVASTSPAARRRMPW, encoded by the coding sequence GTGACAGTCTACACCGGTATCGATATTGTGGAGATAGCACGGATCAAACGCGCAGTCGAGCGCTGGGGCGACCGATTCGTGCAGCGGATCTATTCTCCCGCTGAGATTGCGCTGTGCGCCGGGCGGATCAATTCGCTGGCGGCGCGCTGGGCGGCAAAGGAGGCGGTCGCCAAATTGCTGGGCGTCGGGATGCGTGGTCCTGGCAGCAGCGCACACAGCGTTGCGTTCCGCGACATCGAGACGCTCACCGACGACGACGGGCGTCCAACTGTGACGCTCAGCGGAGCGGCGCGCGCGCGCGCCCGCGAACTGCACATCGAGAGCATCTGTATCAGCCTGTCGCACGATCACGGTCTGGCAATTGCGGTCGCCGTCGCGTCGACTTCACCCGCAGCCAGAAGGAGGATGCCATGGTAA
- the def gene encoding peptide deformylase translates to MALRRILRIDNPDDKKILTTRCHPVRLPNPALKQLVADMFETMHAASGVGLAAPQIGITQRLAVISIPPVVEERPDGSKVEVAPEQNFVLINPEIIKASDQEDVGLEGCLSLPGWYGEVPRAAWVTVEYTDLNGRRQRIRRATGLLGRALQHEIDHLDGILFTERIRDLSTLKDYSEEMAPTAAE, encoded by the coding sequence ATGGCGCTGCGCCGCATTTTGCGTATCGATAATCCCGATGACAAGAAAATCCTGACGACGCGCTGCCACCCGGTGCGGTTGCCGAACCCGGCGCTGAAACAACTGGTGGCTGATATGTTCGAGACGATGCATGCCGCCAGCGGCGTTGGACTCGCAGCGCCGCAGATCGGCATCACGCAGCGCCTGGCAGTCATTTCAATCCCGCCGGTGGTCGAAGAGCGCCCCGATGGTTCAAAGGTCGAAGTGGCGCCGGAGCAAAACTTCGTGCTGATCAATCCCGAAATTATCAAAGCCAGCGATCAGGAAGACGTGGGACTGGAAGGGTGTCTCAGTCTGCCGGGCTGGTACGGCGAAGTGCCGCGCGCGGCGTGGGTCACCGTCGAGTACACCGATCTCAACGGGCGGCGGCAGCGCATCCGCCGGGCGACGGGGTTGCTTGGGCGCGCCTTGCAGCACGAGATCGATCACCTGGACGGAATCCTGTTCACCGAGCGCATCCGCGATCTCTCGACACTGAAGGATTACAGCGAGGAGATGGCGCCGACGGCGGCGGAGTGA
- the lipA gene encoding lipoyl synthase: MADLIPLIATDSLPSNRARRPEWLKVRAPGGANYHDVFRLMREQNLHTVCEEAHCPNIGECWNHRTATFLLLGNICTRGCRYCAIGKGKPEPIDEHEPERVAASVAHLKLKFAVLTSVNRDDVPDGGASIFARTIELIRQKAPDCKVEVLIPDFDGNWEALETVLAAEPDVLNHNIETVPRLFRRFRPRARFEQSIELLARARAARPYLVTKSGMMVGAGETNEEVYQVIDRLRDVDVNVLTIGQYLSPGASYWPVDRYVTPAEFAEFRRYALERGFRHVESGPLVRSSYHAHLHVNAQQH, encoded by the coding sequence ATGGCAGACTTGATCCCGTTGATCGCAACCGATTCGTTGCCCTCAAACCGGGCGCGCCGACCCGAATGGCTCAAGGTGCGTGCGCCGGGCGGCGCGAACTATCACGATGTCTTTCGCCTCATGCGCGAGCAGAATCTTCATACCGTGTGCGAAGAAGCGCACTGCCCGAACATTGGCGAGTGCTGGAATCACCGTACCGCCACTTTTCTGTTGCTTGGAAACATATGCACCCGTGGCTGTCGCTACTGCGCTATCGGCAAAGGGAAGCCCGAACCAATCGACGAGCATGAACCGGAGCGGGTCGCCGCGTCGGTTGCGCACTTAAAGTTGAAATTTGCCGTCCTGACATCGGTCAACCGTGACGATGTGCCCGATGGCGGCGCGTCTATCTTCGCCCGCACCATTGAACTGATCCGACAAAAAGCGCCCGACTGCAAAGTCGAGGTTCTGATCCCCGATTTCGACGGCAATTGGGAGGCGCTCGAGACGGTGCTGGCCGCTGAACCGGACGTTCTCAATCATAATATCGAGACCGTCCCGCGTCTGTTTCGGCGCTTCCGTCCCCGCGCCCGCTTCGAGCAGAGCATCGAACTGCTGGCGCGCGCGCGCGCCGCACGACCATATCTGGTCACCAAGAGCGGGATGATGGTTGGCGCCGGTGAGACGAACGAAGAAGTGTACCAGGTCATTGATCGCCTGCGTGATGTCGATGTGAATGTGCTCACCATCGGTCAATACCTCTCACCCGGTGCAAGTTACTGGCCCGTGGATCGTTATGTCACCCCCGCCGAGTTTGCCGAATTTCGCAGGTATGCGCTGGAGCGTGGTTTTCGCCACGTCGAAAGCGGTCCGCTGGTGCGTTCGAGTTATCACGCGCATCTCCACGTCAACGCCCAACAGCATTAG
- a CDS encoding cytochrome c oxidase assembly factor 1 family protein — MVTVRRRGCTPLSCLIAGVTFIVVVGCVVGIFAGVISLFRNSDVAQEALARAQRDPQVEAALGRPLEIGWFLPTGSLRTDANGGGEVDLTLPISGPRGSGTLIISGVRTRGVWEYDRLIVTVDGTGQRIDLLRDL; from the coding sequence ATGGTAACCGTTCGTCGCCGGGGATGCACACCGCTCTCCTGTCTCATCGCTGGCGTAACATTCATCGTCGTCGTCGGCTGCGTCGTCGGCATCTTCGCTGGCGTCATCAGTCTATTCCGCAACTCCGACGTGGCACAGGAGGCGCTGGCGCGTGCGCAACGCGATCCGCAGGTCGAAGCGGCGCTGGGGCGTCCACTCGAAATCGGATGGTTTCTGCCCACCGGCTCACTCCGCACCGATGCCAATGGGGGCGGCGAAGTTGACCTCACCCTGCCGATCTCCGGTCCGCGTGGATCGGGAACGTTGATCATCTCCGGGGTGCGCACCCGTGGCGTCTGGGAATATGACCGCCTGATCGTGACGGTGGATGGAACCGGTCAGCGGATCGATCTGCTGCGCGACCTGTAG